In Gulosibacter molinativorax, a single window of DNA contains:
- the zapE gene encoding cell division protein ZapE encodes MTADDMVKALVPPPQFKTASFDSYIPDDDYPSQAEAVEISRAFANDVKGSSSSGRGFFSRILFSKKSSTSKPGVYLDGGFGVGKTHLLASTWHAYPGRKYFGTFIEYTALVGALGYQNAVKAFTGASLIAIDEFELDDPGDTMVMSKLLGELVATGTCVMATSNTPPNALGEGRFAAQDFLREITKLADVFETVRIDGVDFRRRAVEGAAVVTPADEMDAAVSARAEAGETVSRDSFREIVDHLAQVHPSKYVRMLDGIDTIAIDDVKELTNQAEALRFVAFIDRVYDAQIPVIASGHPLDQIFGGGMIEGGYRKKYLRSVSRLIASTGAAATTLVKNPA; translated from the coding sequence ATGACGGCCGACGACATGGTCAAGGCACTCGTCCCGCCACCTCAGTTCAAGACCGCGAGCTTCGACTCGTATATTCCTGATGACGATTACCCGTCGCAGGCCGAGGCGGTCGAGATCTCTCGTGCCTTCGCGAACGACGTCAAGGGCTCGAGTTCGAGCGGCCGCGGTTTCTTTTCACGGATCCTGTTCAGCAAGAAGTCGAGCACTTCGAAGCCCGGCGTGTACCTCGACGGTGGCTTCGGTGTCGGCAAGACCCACCTCCTCGCTTCGACCTGGCACGCGTATCCCGGCCGGAAGTACTTCGGCACGTTCATTGAGTACACCGCGCTCGTCGGTGCGCTCGGCTACCAGAATGCGGTTAAGGCATTCACGGGTGCGTCGCTCATCGCAATCGACGAGTTCGAGCTCGACGACCCGGGCGACACGATGGTCATGTCGAAGCTCCTTGGCGAGCTGGTCGCGACCGGAACGTGCGTCATGGCGACCTCGAACACCCCGCCTAACGCGCTCGGTGAGGGTCGCTTCGCCGCGCAGGACTTTCTTCGGGAGATCACAAAGCTCGCGGATGTGTTCGAGACGGTCCGGATCGATGGTGTCGACTTCCGTCGTCGTGCGGTTGAGGGTGCGGCCGTCGTCACTCCTGCCGATGAGATGGATGCTGCGGTTTCGGCGCGTGCGGAGGCCGGTGAAACCGTGAGTCGTGACTCGTTCCGGGAGATCGTGGACCACCTCGCGCAGGTGCATCCCTCGAAGTACGTGCGGATGCTCGACGGCATCGACACGATCGCGATCGACGACGTCAAGGAACTCACGAACCAGGCAGAGGCGCTCCGCTTCGTCGCGTTCATCGACCGCGTCTACGACGCGCAGATTCCGGTCATCGCTTCCGGTCACCCGCTTGACCAGATCTTCGGTGGCGGGATGATCGAGGGCGGGTACCGCAAGAAGTACCTGCGCTCTGTGTCGCGACTCATCGCATCCACCGGTGCCGCAGCCACGACGCTGGTTAAGAACCCCGCCTAG
- the aqpZ gene encoding aquaporin Z, with protein sequence MSTSPATPRLAHRLGAEALGTFWLVFGGAGSAVLAAKFVGDDQISVGIGHLGVALAFGLTVLTMAYAVGHVSGGHFNPAVTLGLAVAKRFEWRDVLPYVITQVIAGALGAAVLWLIASGQPGFEPGGFASNGYGELSPGGFSLVAVLIAEIVLTAFFLFIILGATDDRAPVGFAPIAIGLGLALIHLISIPVSNTSVNPARSTATALFGGGEYLGQLWMFWVAPLIGAAIAGLTYAIITGVKREALDISGEVEDNN encoded by the coding sequence ATGTCAACTTCACCCGCAACACCGAGGCTCGCACATCGACTCGGCGCCGAAGCACTTGGAACTTTCTGGCTCGTGTTTGGCGGTGCTGGCTCAGCGGTACTCGCCGCAAAATTCGTCGGTGACGACCAAATCTCCGTCGGAATCGGACACCTGGGTGTCGCCCTCGCCTTCGGCCTTACTGTCCTGACCATGGCCTACGCTGTCGGGCACGTATCCGGTGGGCACTTCAACCCTGCAGTCACGCTAGGCCTCGCGGTCGCGAAGCGCTTCGAGTGGCGCGACGTGCTCCCCTACGTGATCACGCAGGTCATCGCCGGTGCGCTCGGCGCAGCCGTGCTGTGGCTCATCGCATCGGGTCAGCCAGGCTTCGAACCCGGCGGTTTCGCCTCGAACGGCTACGGCGAACTCTCGCCCGGCGGCTTCAGCCTCGTCGCCGTACTCATCGCCGAGATTGTTCTGACCGCCTTCTTCCTCTTCATCATCCTCGGTGCGACCGACGACCGTGCCCCGGTCGGATTCGCCCCGATCGCGATCGGTCTCGGCCTCGCCCTCATCCACCTAATCTCGATCCCCGTCTCGAACACCTCGGTGAACCCGGCACGCTCGACCGCAACCGCGCTGTTCGGCGGCGGCGAGTACCTCGGCCAGCTCTGGATGTTCTGGGTCGCACCGCTCATCGGCGCGGCAATCGCCGGCCTCACCTACGCCATCATCACGGGTGTGAAGCGCGAGGCGCTCGACATCTCGGGCGAAGTCGAGGACAACAACTAG
- a CDS encoding HNH endonuclease signature motif containing protein: MTTNAKEEPQPARGRFTSADDLFNKELKSALTEYNEAYVARGAEEARMLRALAAAYKIAWERSSAAVAAPDEYHPGTREEVFEWHFSSILGEFALGSHDSERSLRGRAHDAHRLVTEFAEWVDEIEAGLVDIRHARAMLKHTRVLEPEHFAEYSAQVLEFGRRHTAGQTDTQAERLAATIAAKSFEESHKLARADRFVSLRHDGLGMSMLTAYLPTELASPIAKLLDVRARETREADRAAAEDHRRQAGAAEARGETPPAEFAPDTRTTAQIRADIFAETLLCATPGESQVKAVVSIVVPALSLLTGRADGSEPALLNGMHPISFDEACQLAGEATAFRRVLTDPVTGHTRSVEAYTPDASLRRFLQVRDRTCRFPGCVRPAMQCEADHTKPFSEGGRTSESNMAHLCRSHHVQKHEKPWTVTNLGGGVLEWRTPLGQVVTTEPVAMGPKFVPTDQAAGSGLAEEAPPKSGAEENSASLPETGDEDETPPF, translated from the coding sequence GTGACCACGAACGCCAAGGAAGAGCCGCAGCCAGCACGAGGACGCTTCACCTCGGCTGATGACCTCTTCAACAAAGAGTTGAAGTCCGCGCTGACCGAGTACAACGAGGCCTACGTGGCGCGAGGCGCCGAGGAGGCGCGGATGCTCCGGGCACTCGCTGCCGCGTACAAGATCGCTTGGGAGCGGTCATCGGCCGCGGTCGCGGCGCCGGATGAGTACCATCCGGGCACGCGGGAGGAAGTGTTCGAGTGGCACTTCTCTTCGATCCTGGGCGAGTTCGCGCTGGGGTCGCATGACTCGGAGCGATCGCTACGCGGTCGGGCACACGACGCCCACCGGCTCGTGACCGAGTTCGCGGAATGGGTGGATGAGATCGAGGCTGGCCTCGTAGATATCCGTCACGCTCGCGCGATGCTGAAGCACACGCGAGTCCTGGAGCCCGAGCACTTCGCCGAGTACTCGGCCCAGGTGCTGGAGTTCGGGCGGCGACACACCGCTGGCCAGACTGATACACAGGCGGAACGTTTGGCCGCGACGATCGCGGCGAAGTCGTTTGAGGAGTCGCACAAGTTGGCCCGCGCGGATAGGTTCGTGAGCCTCCGTCACGACGGCCTCGGCATGTCGATGCTGACGGCGTACCTCCCGACGGAGCTCGCCAGCCCCATCGCGAAGCTGCTCGATGTTCGGGCGCGTGAGACTCGAGAGGCGGACCGAGCCGCGGCCGAGGACCATCGCAGGCAGGCTGGGGCGGCGGAGGCCCGCGGCGAGACTCCCCCGGCGGAGTTCGCGCCGGACACGCGGACCACGGCGCAGATCCGCGCCGATATCTTTGCGGAGACGCTTCTGTGTGCGACTCCCGGTGAGTCGCAGGTGAAGGCGGTTGTGAGCATCGTGGTTCCCGCTTTGAGCCTGCTGACAGGCCGGGCGGATGGGAGCGAGCCGGCGCTCCTGAACGGGATGCACCCCATCAGTTTTGATGAGGCCTGCCAGCTGGCGGGCGAGGCGACAGCGTTCCGGCGGGTCCTGACGGACCCGGTCACGGGCCACACGAGGAGTGTGGAGGCGTACACGCCGGACGCGAGCCTGCGGCGCTTCCTGCAGGTGCGTGATCGCACCTGCAGATTCCCCGGGTGCGTCCGCCCCGCGATGCAGTGCGAGGCGGACCACACGAAGCCCTTCAGCGAGGGCGGCCGTACCTCGGAGTCAAACATGGCTCATCTATGTCGATCTCACCACGTGCAGAAGCACGAAAAGCCTTGGACCGTCACCAACCTCGGTGGCGGGGTTCTCGAGTGGCGGACGCCGCTGGGGCAGGTCGTCACGACCGAGCCGGTCGCAATGGGGCCGAAGTTCGTGCCGACGGACCAGGCCGCTGGCTCCGGTCTTGCGGAGGAGGCACCACCGAAAAGTGGGGCAGAAGAAAATTCTGCCAGTCTGCCCGAAACCGGGGATGAGGACGAAACACCGCCGTTCTAG
- a CDS encoding ISAs1 family transposase: MSSSLIDLICATTTAPTDFEAVPEIDFEALRNLLATTPDPRSRRGCRYEFAELLSIFVAAVLCGAKSLTMITEWAAHQAQTRPFPSGRTPSLATMHRVATSADPVWLDEHLGAWTRNQHSVTSKVVAIDGKEVRGAKHANGQRVFLMAAFDHGTGCVIEQEPIPEKTNEIPHFPILLARLGDLQGMIVTADALHTQTSHAHWLHEHGAHYVFTVKSNQRALRDRIMQQNWAHHQPGFLDTEKKHGRITRWEATCLPAPTRIRFPHAAQTMRLTRDRTNPRTRESTREHVFVITSLPPEQASPAALASYIRGHWGIENRLHWIRDTAYREDASQVRTGNAAHLMATIRNLAITVHRLAGATNITAALRHAGTRPNTIRTITGL, translated from the coding sequence ATGTCATCATCGTTGATCGACCTGATTTGCGCCACCACCACTGCTCCGACCGACTTCGAGGCTGTCCCCGAAATCGATTTCGAGGCCCTCCGCAATCTCCTCGCGACCACCCCAGACCCACGCTCCCGACGCGGCTGCCGGTACGAATTCGCGGAACTCCTCAGCATCTTCGTGGCCGCGGTACTCTGCGGCGCAAAATCCCTCACCATGATCACCGAATGGGCCGCCCACCAAGCCCAAACCCGGCCGTTCCCATCAGGACGAACCCCCTCCCTCGCCACGATGCACCGCGTCGCGACCAGCGCCGACCCGGTCTGGCTCGACGAACACTTAGGCGCGTGGACCCGCAACCAGCACTCCGTCACCAGCAAGGTCGTCGCCATCGACGGCAAAGAAGTCCGCGGCGCGAAACACGCCAACGGGCAACGCGTGTTCCTGATGGCCGCGTTCGATCACGGTACCGGCTGTGTGATCGAGCAAGAACCCATCCCGGAGAAAACGAACGAGATCCCGCACTTCCCGATCCTGCTCGCCAGGCTCGGTGACCTGCAGGGGATGATCGTCACTGCGGACGCGCTCCACACCCAAACATCCCACGCACACTGGTTACACGAGCACGGCGCACACTATGTCTTCACCGTGAAATCGAACCAGCGAGCACTGCGCGATCGGATCATGCAGCAGAACTGGGCCCACCACCAACCCGGCTTTCTCGACACCGAGAAGAAACACGGCAGGATCACTCGCTGGGAAGCGACCTGCCTGCCCGCCCCGACGCGAATCAGGTTCCCGCACGCGGCACAAACAATGCGATTGACGCGCGACCGCACCAACCCCCGCACCCGCGAGTCCACGCGCGAGCACGTGTTCGTGATCACCTCGCTGCCACCCGAACAGGCCAGCCCCGCCGCCCTAGCGAGCTACATTCGCGGGCATTGGGGTATCGAGAACCGGTTGCATTGGATCCGCGATACCGCCTACCGCGAAGATGCTTCCCAGGTCCGTACCGGCAACGCCGCGCACTTGATGGCCACGATCCGAAACCTAGCGATCACCGTGCACCGTTTGGCTGGCGCGACGAACATCACCGCGGCCCTGCGCCATGCTGGCACACGCCCGAACACGATCAGAACCATCACCGGACTTTGA
- a CDS encoding IS630 family transposase produces MATRGPSLPELKLSETERDQLERWVRRRKSAQDLALRSRIVLECATGASNSEVANRMAVSLPTVRKWRSRFLERRLDGLVDDPRPGRPALISVDRVEQVVIDTLESTPQNATHWSRAKMAEKSGLSKSTVGRIWKAFGLKPHLEEGFKLSNDPLFTEKVYDIVGLYLNPPESAVVLSVDEKSQVQALARSQPAFPMMPGVPERRSHDYVRHGTTSLFAALNVADGTVISSIHRKHRSIEFKKFLQKIDKNVPEHLDVHVICDNYSTHKHPTVKARLAKHPRFHMHFTPTYSSWINQVERLFAEVTRDLLQRSDHRSVQALERDLRGWVKAWNENPKPFIWTKTAEEILESIAKYLKRINGSGH; encoded by the coding sequence ATGGCAACACGTGGACCTTCTCTTCCCGAACTGAAGCTCTCTGAAACTGAGCGTGACCAACTGGAACGGTGGGTGCGTCGCCGGAAGTCAGCGCAGGATCTCGCGTTGCGTTCTCGGATCGTGTTGGAATGCGCGACTGGGGCTTCGAATTCCGAGGTGGCCAATCGTATGGCGGTGTCGTTACCGACGGTGCGCAAGTGGCGTTCGCGGTTTCTGGAGCGGCGGCTGGACGGGCTCGTTGACGATCCGCGGCCGGGTCGCCCCGCGCTGATCAGTGTGGACCGTGTGGAACAGGTGGTCATCGACACGCTGGAATCGACGCCGCAGAACGCGACGCACTGGTCACGGGCGAAGATGGCGGAAAAGTCGGGGCTGTCGAAATCGACAGTGGGGCGGATCTGGAAGGCATTCGGGTTGAAGCCCCACCTGGAGGAAGGGTTCAAGCTCTCCAACGACCCGCTGTTTACTGAGAAGGTCTACGACATTGTTGGCCTCTATCTGAACCCACCCGAGTCGGCGGTGGTGCTCAGTGTGGATGAGAAAAGTCAGGTGCAGGCTTTGGCCCGCTCGCAACCGGCGTTCCCGATGATGCCGGGAGTCCCCGAACGGCGCTCACACGACTATGTCCGGCATGGCACCACGAGTTTGTTTGCCGCGCTGAACGTCGCTGACGGGACGGTGATCTCCTCAATTCATCGTAAGCATCGCTCGATCGAGTTCAAGAAGTTCCTCCAGAAGATCGACAAGAACGTCCCCGAACACCTCGACGTGCATGTGATCTGCGATAACTACTCCACACACAAGCACCCCACCGTTAAGGCGAGGCTTGCCAAGCACCCTCGGTTTCACATGCACTTCACGCCGACTTACTCGTCATGGATCAACCAGGTTGAACGGCTCTTCGCCGAAGTTACTCGTGATCTTTTACAGCGTTCCGATCATCGCAGCGTGCAAGCGCTCGAGAGAGACCTCCGCGGTTGGGTGAAGGCGTGGAACGAGAACCCGAAGCCGTTCATCTGGACCAAGACCGCCGAGGAAATCCTCGAATCCATCGCCAAATACCTGAAACGAATTAACGGATCAGGACACTAG
- a CDS encoding glutamate decarboxylase produces the protein MPNLFSDPSQQSFDARLNVNPVFVRPGEATQLPKYAMPEGMMESDTAYQIVHDTAMLDGNSRLNLATFVSTWMDDNAKRIYAEAADKNMVDKDEYPATADIEDRCWRMLADLWHVPDPEDTIGTSTIGSSEACMLGGLALKRLWQERRKAKGESTANPNLVLSAGVQVVWEKFCNYWEVEPRYVPVTSDHLVLDGHELEKYVDENTIGVVAILGQTYTGLYEPVAQIATKLDEIEAATGIDVRIHVDGASGAMVAPFCQPELAWDFAIYRVNSISTSGHKYGLVYPGVGWVVWRNKQVCPESLIFRVSYLGGDMPTLALNFSRPGAQVLLQYYQFLRLGREGYRMVQQESLDVAQYLSSAIEAMGPFDLISRGDTIPVFTWRLRDGGAKNWDLYDLADRLRMRGWLVPAYPMPDDLSDLVVQRIVVRLGLSRDLAGHLLQAIQEEVTFLESLTVPLPRDAEASGRSFAH, from the coding sequence ATGCCTAATTTATTCAGCGACCCGTCACAGCAGAGTTTTGATGCGCGCCTCAATGTGAATCCGGTATTCGTACGACCGGGCGAAGCGACGCAACTGCCGAAGTACGCGATGCCCGAAGGGATGATGGAGTCTGACACGGCCTATCAGATTGTCCACGACACCGCGATGCTCGACGGTAATTCGCGGCTGAATCTCGCAACGTTCGTGTCGACCTGGATGGATGACAACGCGAAGCGGATTTACGCCGAGGCCGCCGACAAGAACATGGTCGACAAGGATGAGTACCCGGCCACGGCCGACATCGAGGACCGCTGCTGGCGGATGCTCGCCGACCTCTGGCACGTGCCCGACCCGGAAGACACCATCGGCACGTCCACCATCGGGTCGTCGGAAGCGTGCATGCTCGGTGGCCTCGCGCTCAAACGACTCTGGCAGGAGCGCCGAAAAGCAAAGGGCGAGTCGACCGCGAATCCGAACCTCGTGCTATCCGCAGGGGTCCAGGTGGTGTGGGAGAAATTCTGCAACTACTGGGAAGTCGAACCGCGCTACGTGCCGGTAACTTCTGACCACCTCGTGCTGGATGGTCACGAGCTCGAGAAGTACGTCGACGAGAACACCATCGGCGTCGTCGCCATCCTCGGCCAGACCTACACGGGCCTGTACGAACCCGTGGCGCAGATTGCGACGAAGCTCGATGAGATCGAGGCTGCTACGGGAATCGACGTGCGCATCCACGTGGACGGCGCCTCGGGAGCGATGGTTGCGCCTTTCTGTCAGCCTGAGCTTGCGTGGGACTTTGCGATCTACCGGGTGAACTCGATCAGCACATCGGGACACAAATACGGACTCGTCTATCCCGGCGTCGGTTGGGTCGTGTGGCGCAACAAACAGGTCTGCCCCGAGAGCCTTATTTTCCGCGTCAGTTATCTCGGCGGCGACATGCCGACCCTTGCCCTCAACTTTTCCCGGCCAGGTGCGCAGGTATTGCTGCAGTACTACCAGTTCCTGCGGCTCGGGCGCGAGGGATATCGAATGGTGCAACAGGAGTCGCTTGACGTCGCCCAGTATCTCTCCTCAGCGATCGAGGCGATGGGGCCGTTCGACCTCATCAGTAGGGGCGACACGATCCCGGTGTTTACTTGGCGGCTTCGTGACGGAGGTGCGAAGAACTGGGACCTTTATGACCTCGCCGATCGACTTCGCATGCGCGGCTGGCTCGTACCGGCCTATCCCATGCCGGATGATTTGTCCGACCTCGTTGTGCAGCGCATTGTGGTTCGTCTCGGCCTGAGTAGAGACCTCGCGGGCCATCTGCTCCAGGCGATTCAGGAGGAGGTTACGTTTCTGGAGTCGCTCACGGTGCCGCTCCCCCGTGATGCCGAAGCCTCCGGGCGTAGCTTCGCGCACTAG
- a CDS encoding helix-turn-helix transcriptional regulator: MANEERDADRLGPILERFHIRARLFYQGPLCGVTTFAAHPGRGFLHVLRQGEMAVTHRDEAGALHRIEVTEPSMLVYPRPLEHAFHNAPTEDSDFACATLEVPEGHDHPLLRALPPVIVLPLTSVNRLQPALDLLFAEVDEGLSGDRLLIDRLFDVVLIQFFRWVVDHSSELQLPAGLIAGLSDPDLSRAVTAIHAHPSRPWTLEALAREARMARSTFAERFAAVVGQPPADYVAEWRMLVAQELLLRGDSVGQVAQNVGYGTTPAFSRAFTRRIGVSPRDWAASHVS; the protein is encoded by the coding sequence ATGGCGAACGAGGAACGCGATGCTGACCGGCTGGGACCGATCCTCGAGCGGTTTCATATTCGCGCGAGGCTGTTCTACCAAGGGCCGCTCTGTGGCGTCACGACCTTTGCCGCGCATCCTGGCCGTGGCTTCTTACACGTGCTTCGCCAGGGCGAGATGGCCGTGACCCACCGGGATGAGGCTGGGGCACTGCACCGAATCGAGGTCACCGAGCCGAGCATGTTGGTGTACCCGCGGCCGCTCGAGCACGCCTTCCACAACGCGCCGACGGAGGATTCCGACTTTGCGTGCGCGACGCTTGAGGTTCCCGAGGGCCACGATCACCCGCTGCTTCGGGCGCTCCCGCCCGTGATTGTGTTGCCGCTCACCTCCGTCAACCGGCTGCAGCCCGCGCTCGACCTCCTCTTTGCCGAAGTCGATGAGGGCCTCAGCGGAGACCGGCTACTGATCGACCGGCTCTTCGACGTCGTACTTATTCAATTCTTTCGGTGGGTTGTGGATCACTCATCAGAGCTCCAACTACCCGCAGGGCTGATCGCCGGACTCTCCGACCCGGATCTTTCCCGAGCGGTCACCGCGATTCACGCGCATCCTTCTCGGCCGTGGACCCTCGAGGCGCTCGCGCGCGAGGCACGCATGGCCCGCAGCACGTTCGCCGAGCGATTTGCCGCGGTGGTCGGCCAGCCGCCTGCCGACTATGTCGCCGAGTGGCGGATGCTCGTGGCCCAGGAACTGCTGCTGCGCGGCGACTCAGTGGGCCAGGTCGCCCAGAATGTTGGCTATGGGACGACGCCCGCGTTTTCGCGAGCCTTCACGCGCCGAATTGGCGTATCGCCGCGGGACTGGGCCGCATCCCACGTGTCTTGA
- a CDS encoding protoglobin domain-containing protein: MSETIPGYTYDSPDLAPSPVTLDDLRNLQTTLLWSDADTEALRRAGEILIPQTDAILDVWYGFVGSTPHLVATFVGEGGQPDGEYLDRVRARFGQWIADLTTRDFDEHWLAYQNEIARRHHPTGKNETDGVKSPSTHVPLRDLIGFVVPLTVTIRDFLAKGESDAGRLDALYHAWFKAVTLTAALWARPYAPDTW, from the coding sequence ATGTCCGAGACAATCCCTGGCTACACCTATGACAGCCCGGATCTCGCGCCGTCACCGGTGACGTTGGACGATCTTCGCAACCTACAAACCACGCTGCTCTGGAGCGACGCCGACACCGAGGCGTTGAGACGCGCGGGCGAGATCCTGATCCCGCAGACCGATGCCATCCTTGACGTGTGGTACGGCTTCGTCGGCTCGACACCGCATCTCGTCGCGACGTTCGTGGGGGAGGGCGGCCAGCCAGACGGCGAGTATCTCGATCGAGTCCGCGCGCGCTTCGGCCAGTGGATCGCCGATCTCACGACGCGGGACTTCGATGAGCATTGGCTCGCGTACCAGAACGAGATCGCGAGGCGACACCATCCAACCGGCAAAAACGAGACCGACGGGGTGAAATCACCCTCGACGCACGTGCCGCTGCGTGACCTCATCGGGTTCGTGGTGCCGCTGACCGTGACGATTCGCGACTTCCTCGCGAAGGGTGAGTCGGATGCGGGTCGGCTGGATGCGCTGTATCACGCGTGGTTCAAGGCGGTCACCTTGACCGCGGCGCTTTGGGCGCGGCCCTACGCCCCGGACACCTGGTGA
- a CDS encoding Cof-type HAD-IIB family hydrolase: MPKIVFLDIDGTIVDYDNSIPESAVAAIRAAREAGHRVYLSTGRSRAEIYDELWEIGFDGFIGANGGYVEDNGQVVLHQHLTSDQCRRVVDWLHGRGLEFYLESNAGLFGSEHFESASQPVIRKYVAGKGEPGADATMVQDVFPDMVFGANLFRDDVNKISFILSSWQDHLDATAEFPDLESGSWGGRGAEALFGDLGVAGITKAHAADALLEYLGADRADTIAFGDARVDIPMLEYCEVGVAMGNSSPDVLAVADYVTGDVAHDGLAAAFKHLGLLEP; the protein is encoded by the coding sequence ATGCCAAAGATCGTCTTCCTTGATATCGACGGCACGATCGTCGACTACGACAACAGCATCCCCGAATCAGCCGTCGCGGCGATTCGGGCTGCCCGCGAAGCCGGCCACCGCGTGTACCTCAGCACGGGCAGGAGCAGGGCCGAGATCTACGACGAGCTGTGGGAGATCGGCTTCGACGGATTCATCGGAGCGAACGGCGGCTACGTCGAGGACAACGGCCAGGTCGTGCTGCATCAGCATCTGACGTCGGACCAGTGCCGCCGCGTCGTCGACTGGCTCCACGGGCGCGGCCTCGAGTTCTATCTCGAGTCCAACGCGGGCCTGTTCGGGAGCGAACACTTCGAGTCGGCGTCACAGCCCGTGATTCGCAAGTACGTCGCGGGCAAGGGGGAGCCCGGCGCCGACGCGACGATGGTTCAAGACGTCTTCCCTGACATGGTGTTCGGCGCGAACCTCTTCCGCGATGACGTGAACAAGATCAGCTTCATATTGAGCTCGTGGCAGGACCACCTCGACGCCACGGCCGAGTTTCCGGACCTCGAGTCGGGCAGCTGGGGCGGCCGCGGCGCGGAGGCACTGTTCGGTGACCTCGGCGTCGCGGGCATCACGAAGGCGCACGCGGCGGATGCATTGCTGGAGTACCTCGGCGCCGACCGTGCCGACACGATCGCGTTTGGGGATGCGCGGGTCGACATCCCGATGCTGGAGTACTGCGAGGTTGGTGTTGCGATGGGCAACAGCAGCCCAGACGTGCTCGCCGTCGCCGATTACGTCACCGGCGATGTCGCCCACGATGGCCTCGCGGCGGCCTTCAAACATCTGGGTTTGCTCGAGCCATGA